A genomic stretch from Budorcas taxicolor isolate Tak-1 chromosome 15, Takin1.1, whole genome shotgun sequence includes:
- the APOA1 gene encoding apolipoprotein A-I, with protein MKAVVLTLAVLFLTGSQARHFWQQDEPQSSWDRVKDFATVYVEAIKDSGRDYVAQFEASALGKQLNLKLLDNWDTLASTLSKVREQLGPVTQEFWDNLEKETASLRQEMHKDLEEVKQKVQPYLDEFQKKWHEEVEIYRQKVAPLGEEFREGARQKVQELQDKLSPLAQELRDRARAHVETLRQQLAPYSDDLRQRLTARLEALKEGGGSLAEYHAKATEQLKALGEKAKPALEDLRQGLMPVLESLKVSILAVIDEASKKLNAQ; from the exons ATGAAAGCCGTGGTGCTGACCTTGGCTGTGCTCTTCCTGACGG GGAGCCAGGCTCGGCATTTCTGGCAGCAAGATGAGCCCCAGTCGTCCTGGGATCGGGTGAAGGATTTTGCCACCGTGTATGTGGAAGCAATCAAGGATAGTGGCAGAGACTACGTGGCCCAATTTGAAGCCTCCGCTTTGGGAAAACAGCTCAA cCTGAAACTCCTGGACAACTGGGACACCCTGGCCAGCACGTTGTCCAAAGTGCGTGAACAGCTGGGCCCGGTGACCCAGGAGTTCTGGGACAACCTGGAAAAGGAGACAGCGTCGCTGAGGCAGGAGATGCACAAGGACCTGGAGGAGGTGAAGCAGAAGGTGCAGCCCTACCTGGACGAGTTCCAGAAGAAGTGGCACGAGGAGGTGGAGATCTACCGCCAGAAGGTGGCGCCGCTGGGCGAGGAGTTTCGCGAGGGCGCGCGCCAGAaggtgcaggagctgcaggacaaGCTGAGCCCGCTGGCCCAGGAGCTCCGCGACCGCGCGCGCGCCCACGTGGAGACGCTGCGGCAGCAGCTGGCGCCCTACAGCGACGACCTGCGCCAGCGGCTGACCGCGCGCCTGGAGGCGCTCAAGGAGGGCGGCGGCAGCCTGGCGGAGTACCACGCCAAGGCCACCGAGCAGCTGAAGGCGCTGGGCGAGAAGGCCAAGCCGGCGCTGGAGGACCTCCGCCAGGGCCTGATGCCCGTG